A single Acropora palmata chromosome 5, jaAcrPala1.3, whole genome shotgun sequence DNA region contains:
- the LOC141882356 gene encoding uncharacterized protein LOC141882356 — MTANIEKAFIQVELSEVDRDATRFLWIKNIQEPIDVEGNIECYRFRRVLFGASPSPFLLGATLRHHLDKEKDDWVADDLKNSIYMDNVLSGVSDDEDTEHYYRHSRQLLVSAGMNLRQWTTNSSKLKEKLVAENTIATDKPKVLGLEWDSNADTISFALMKVVSEAKALHDQLTKRSVLSIAAKVFDPLGLLEPFTVRAKMMLQELWKQKVSWDSQLPEELKPQWWAWFEELETVPLIQIRRSYFPSGWSGAHLHVFADSSKKAYGAVVYLRAEQESGVQTTFVMAKSKITPMKSQTTPRLELLASLVAARLSHYISGKLKPKLGQTEITLWSDSEIVLHWLCSKKLPDSFVSRRIEEIKKLTSQHQWRFCPSASNPADLLSRGVAIGALVDECSIWWKGPHWLCESADKWPVWMSSSNHVEQEIHLESMKAVCMATGEPSSSLLNIIDLERYSSLNKLLALRLYLDDNAVLRCRGRLESAPLHDQSKFPVLLPKNEHFTSLVALAAHVQVLHSGVRETLAQLREKNWIPRRRQFVRSLVRKCVTCRKTDGPPYRPVSSPPLPPSRVSEGQAFSTTGVDYAGPLYVKSSTGYRSSTKVYIALFTCAVVRAVHLEVAEDLSSESFIQAFRRFVSRRGVPERLISDNAKNFKDCSKRITFLSSQILEAEKTQRYLASHGIRWQFIVERAPWWGGFYERLLGSVKRCLKKSFGRLTTLPNLVQDKEDADPLFIPTSAQAPWSGKQELSRRIKYYESLMKTFWTQWRREYLLNLREFHRQSLKGPLARKDSSIKIGDVVLIQENLPRSRWRLALVEKLIEGRDGCCRAAQVKLANGNQIQRPLQLLFPLEVQDTESDHKESKSEDINMTSDSQRPSKRKAAIEARQKLHMWTQGHFRFKSVTLYLD, encoded by the exons ATGACAGCAAACATCGAAAAGGCCTTTATTCAAGTTGAATTAAGTGAAGTCGACCGGGATGCAACAAGGTTCCTATGGATTAAGAACATTCAAGAGCCAATCGATGTAGAAGGGAACATTGAATGCTATAGATTTCGTCGAGTATTATTTGGAGCATCCCCCTCACCATTTCTCCTAGGAGCAACCCTAAGACATCACCTAGACAAGGAAAAGGATGACTGGGTCGCAGACGACCTAAAGAACTCCATATACATGGACAATGTCCTCTCGGGAGTTAGTGATGATGAGGACACGGAGCACTATTACCGTCATTCACGTCAACTCTTGGTTAGTGCAGGAATGAATCTCAGGCAATGGACCACTAACTCAAGCAAACTGAAGGAGAAGTTGGTCGCTGAAAATACCATTGCTACCGATAAGCCGAAAGTTCTGGGCCTGGAGTGGGATTCAAATGCCGACACGATCAGTTTCGCTTTAATGAAAGTCGTATCAGAGGCTAAGGCGCTTCATGATCAGCTCACAAAGAGAAGCGTTTTGAGTATCGCTGCAAAGGTGTTTGACCCACTTGGATTACTTGAACCATTCACAGTGAGAGCCAAAATGATGTTACAAGAATTGTGGAAACAGAAGGTTAGCTGGGACAGCCAATTGCCAGAGGAGCTCAAACCTCAGTGGTGGGCATGGTTTGAGGAGTTGGAAACCGTCCCGCTTATCCAAATTCGGAGATCGTATTTTCCATCAGGTTGGAGTGGAGCTCATCTACACGTCTTCGCAGATTCAAGCAAGAAGGCCTACGGAGCCGTGGTGTATCTCAGGGCAGAACAAGAAAGTGGTGTGCAAACTACTTTTGTAATGGCTAAGAGCAAGATTACCCCTATGAAGTCACAGACCACGCCTCGCTTGGAACTCTTGGCATCATTAGTAGCGGCCCGATTGTCCCATTATATCTCGGGAAAACTCAAGCCTAAACTTGGACAGACAGAAATAACTTTATGGAGTGATTCTGAAATCGTACTGCACTGGCTATGTTCTAAGAAACTACCAGATTCGTTTGTGTCAAGAAGGATCGAAGAAATTAAGAAACTGACGAGCCAGCATCAATGGAGATTCTGCCCTTCTGCATCTAACCCTGCTGATCTGCTTAGCCGTGGAGTTGCTATCGGCGCCTTGGTTGATGAATGCAGCATTTGGTGGAAGGGACCCCATTGGTTATGTGAGTCTGCAGATAAGTGGCCTGTTTGGATGAGTTCCAGCAATCATGTGGAACAGGAGATACACCTGGAAAGCATGAAAGCCGTGTGCATGGCTACAGGGGAACCAAGCTCAAGCTTGCTCAATATTATTGATCTTGAACGTTACAGCTCTTTAAACAAGCTCTTGGCG CTGCGCTTATATCTTGATGACAATGCTGTTCTTCGTTGCCGAGGAAGATTAGAAAGTGCACCCCTTCATGATCAGTCCAAATTTCCAGTACTACTACCCAAAAATGAGCATTTCACAAGTTTGGTTGCTCTAGCTGCACATGTACAAGTACTTCACAGTGGGGTCAGGGAAACACTCGCGCAACTCAGAGAGAAGAACTGGATACCTCGTAGACGTCAGTTCGTAAGAAGCCTCGTACGCAAATGTGTAACCTGTCGAAAGACCGATGGACCTCCATATCGACCTGTAAGTTCCCCGCCGTTGCCTCCGTCGAGAGTATCAGAAGGTCAAGCATTTAGTACAACTGGTGTGGACTATGCTGGCCCCTTGTACGTCAAGAGCTCCACGGGATACAGAAGTTCCACGAAAGTCTATATTGCATTATTCACATGTGCAGTAGTTCGAGCCGTCCATTTAGAAGTTGCGGAGGATCTATCGTCGGAGTCCTTTATTCAAGCCTTCAGGAGATTCGTAAGCAGACGGGGAGTTCCAGAAAGACTTATCTCAGATAATGCGAAAAACTTCAAGGACTGTAGCAAGAGGATCACTTTCCTGTCTAGTCAGATTCTGGAGGCAGAGAAAACCCAAAGATACTTGGCAAGTCATGGAATAAGGTGGCAGTTTATCGTCGAAAGAGCCCCCTGGTGGGGAGGGTTTTATGAGAGACTCCTTGGTTCGGTGAAGAGGTGCCTCAAAAAGTCCTTTGGCAG ACTTACCACTCTACCCAATTTAGTTCAGGACAAAGAAGATGCTGACCCTCTGTTCATTCCTACATCTGCGCAAGCCCCTTGGTCCGGAAAGCAAGAACTTTCAAGGAGAATCAAGTACTATGAATCACTAATGAAAACGTTTTGGACGCAATGGAGAAGAGAGTATTTGCTGAACCTGAGAGAATTTCATCGTCAATCACTCAAAGGACCATTGGCAAGGAAAGACAGTTCTATCAAGATCGGTGATGTTGTTCTAATCCAAGAGAATCTTCCGAGAAGTCGATGGAGGCTGGCTCTTGTGGAGAAACTTATCGAAGGAAGAGATGGCTGCTGTCGCGCTGCTCAAGTTAAACTTGCCAATGGAAACCAGATTCAACGTCCTTTGCAGTTGCTTTTTCCGCTAGAAGTGCAAGACACAGAGTCTGATCATAAAGAGTCGAAATCCGAAGATATCAACATGACTAGTGATTCTCAGCGACCCTCTAAAAGAAAGGCTGCTATTGAAGCAAGACAAAAACTTCACATGTGGACTCAGGGACACTTTCGATTTAAATCAGTTACTTTATATCTAGACTAA